The genomic interval gacttattcataaaatgcactcttttaaataaatgaaatttacttatgatactaactcagaatacagagtttaaaacaaatgagtgtatttttaaactaaaatatgttaagaaacaagaacactaagtgggctcgcccctccaaaaatatcagagtgaaagttctcaactaatgtttttttttaatattataacatgtaaacaatctctgtgagtaatttgatgtctatctgttttattttgtcattggtattctaatatttagttttttttcacaattattcttcactcttcaacatttgaagtttggtctgttccaatgctttgtagtgtgtgcacagatgataactactcaatgctgagtcaatgctgatttggttttcatgcaccttcagatactttacccatcaagaatgtttagtgctgtaaaggaaaaaagttgtactttaaagcctttctaactaataagtataaataattatactgccatacatataaaaataaaatataaacagtttaatatttcacgacattattttgaaaaaacaacaaaaagctgatacatacatgtatatatataaagaaaattattaaatttatcaataaaattcatcatcatcatcatcatcatcatcatcatcatcatcatcatcatcaccaccaccaccaccaccaccaccaccaccaccaccacaaccaccacttgaccaccatcaccaccaccacttgattattgaatacagtgtgtttataaaaacaaaaaccaagtcaaatatgttttatatgaaatactcacatcatctcgatcagatgcgactgccttgtggatggacatggctgtcaaatccgctctcaaggatcaaacatagtatttaatgcaggctggaattctgcATAACCCAGTGCtgttgactaagtaatattcagtcattttcctgcctgaaagaaattagacttctgattatcaaccagcagaaactaccaccgtaaaatacaaatgcacaagtattatacattctgcactaatatctgttttagccaagagtaagggttggtaggcacaaatgtgtagttgttgtgcatatggttgataatgattcacaacagtatggggttttaacgagacctacaccaagccaatgaatgtcaatagtgtcctagcaAACGCGGCTTCAATccccaaaccacatacaacttttttcacaggttagttttgaaaatatgcattttgtaaacaaataacctgtatgtacatgtattatggtatgttagaaataggtcacgtaccaatacacatcatttttaaacaaaattttaagtctaatatttttctaggataaaacaatcaatttaaagattacatactcatatcatatcttaaacataagttatgtacataagtacatataaaaatatgtaatatgtacATAAGtgcatgtaaaatatgaacatgatgTCTAAACATTAAGctaataaatatgatataagaatattccaaatattaattaaaaaaacaaacgtttttgaacacatcaacgtacaaaactgctcaaggatacttacattcagagccctttgctacgaatatctgaatatcccagttccatgccgattgttgacagttcgttttttcgagagaaaatcttctcttacgcgtatatatttcacttaaaatccatgttttactgtaatgactcatattgttagatgtatcgtaatctactgtcagcgtgtacttttagtgtttatttattttaaacgtatattcatgagaaaaacatcacaatgtttccaaatgtagaaattccattattgacctatgaataggcgggaaataccttctgtttctaaaaatagcaacatccggtacaggccgaatacgcccgatgttcgtcgcgatctgttacggcgagtggcgatatatgtttatgttacccgatgtttcccgagttgtattacatggctaataccttaattacctttacattgaaataatcatataaatatatataggtatattattagatatattagatttataacatttaatagcTAACTCACCTAGCAACTGACTCCAATGCCGGAGAAGCAGAAAATTTACAATTAGGGGACATACAAACCCTTTTGATAATTGGTCAATAATGTTATTGAGCTGCAAAAGGTCACTGTGCAATTTAAATGAAGATTCATTTTGGGAATCAAAGATTGAATagggaaatgtttcatttcgTTTTATTTAGGTTCCATGATTCAATCGGAAAAGGAGCAGGATCAGTCGCCTCCAGGAGAGGCAGAAGTGAACATTCGTTCTACAAAACAGTCCACCGAAAGTGAAAAAGAAGCCCTATTGCTAAAAGGTTTGTCATTGTATGAGATATTTTCAGAGTGtctttatttatcaattgtGTTTGTATTCGTAAAATGCTGGCTAATGAAAGCAAAACtgaaatttaaatgttgaaaattgaatgaatttaataattaaatgacGCACTGTTATTGTCCTGTTTCTTGTCATGAATAGTCTCCAAACCACAATATTCTCAGCTTAGATTAGAAGTGAAAAGGTACGTGTACATAACTAAGAATTCACCTACAAATGATTACTTTAGTTAACCGtttacataaacatacaatAACTCGAGAAAGAAAGATGCAGGTTTGATTTCAAATTCTTTATTATACCTGTTTTTCAAATGCCAACACTAACATAATAATCAATATTACATTGTATGTACGAACCTTTGATTTTGACCCGTCCTCTTCAACCAGGAAAGGGTCAGGAACAATTCCGTGCAGCTGGGGCAGAAAGAGTGTTAAATTTAAAGAGACAGTCCGCCAAAACCAATGAAGAATCCATTTCGACGACAGGTATTTACGATATTGATATTAGATATATGTTTTGtctaaacaataacaaatagtgtgaataataaagaacattttgtttgtctgaTGTCTTAAAATGATCTTCAATGTAACAattcatttattacataaatCCAACATAAACCGTAACAAACACTGCATCAATTTTAGTTCataaaaacgtttaatttgttttctaagCAATTTAGTAAGGGCTGAGTTACAATGTTAGCCCGTTCTTATAATCAGTGTTTAAAGGAGAGAGAAAACTATATCGATATTAATGTTTACAGCTTAGgattataaattaagtgttcatgtttattaagtcatttctttgtaaaattgGCAGGCATTTTTTACCTCCTTTCAATCCACATAGAGGTAATCGAATGAACACACCTTTTCATcaacaaaatatgaataagTTGCTACCTGTATTggcatttgtttgtttatttaattatcaattgCAATTTGCTACGTAAATCTGTTCTTTTTATTCGTTAAAGGATACTTTAAgttacaatataatattatctCAAACTATTAGGTACTTGATTGAGGTTTTCTGTCGCTTAACAATAAAGCTCTCTTAATATGTTTAAGGTTTAAGTACATGGTTTTTTAACCGATCAAAGTAACTGAACATGTCCTTTGTAGCTAAGAGTATCCACTTCTTCGACTTCTCgtatacaattattataattactcACCCCATCAATTCCGTTCGTTTTCGATACATACTGATCAtcattgtcaatattttgtcTTTCTGATCCAAACGTATGCCCTGTATCAgctaaaacaacatttacactTTCGCCTCCTTTGTATCCCGACTAAAACTTATTGCAACATTACCCTTCCATGATATCCATATTACACAGCCCTAAAAGCAGAGGAAATGATTCCCTATTACCTATATTCAACTGTCCATCTTCAATAAAATCCTACACTAACACGGATACAGACAGAGCAAAGACGTTATTATCCctattggtttaaacaatatttgccCATATGCCAATCAGCATATAACAAgtgcatatatacataataaataattgaagatAAAACTTAGCGCTTATATAAAAAACTTCACACATTATCTATATTCGGCTGTGGTGTGTCGTTTCTCTCTCCTCCAATGTGCTCATCATTCTCTATCTTGAAATTCCGGGCTTAACTGCAGTCAACTTAAGATCAATCCTTTTCGCtgcttcattatattttattccttCTATTTAATTAGGAACGGGTCATTTTCAATCTCCCGCGTTGGAAAAAGGGGGAGCAGCAGAAGggcattttaaacaagagtCGACCGAAAATGAAGATGAAGATTTGTTGTCAAAAGGTAATTCAATGATGTTTCGTAGTTAGATCAGCCGTGGAGATGCATGCCTCAACGAAACATACCCCCTGATGGGAGACGAATCTCTCCCGCGACTTACTTTATTCCTTGTTTAGCTTGGAAGGATATAATCTGAAtctaaataaatgcaaactcAAGCAATCGCTAACTATGTCTCTGTATAGTTTTAACATCGCAAAACACACAGGAGCGAAAAAGCTATAAAAAACGGCTAttgaaaacatatgtattatgaTTGACTAACAAAGCTGTTTTAAACGAACTACAAACGCCACGTACGTATAGATTTCACCAGCCGACGTTCTGTATTGTAATGTTGGTTAAGTTGGTTGTAGATAAAATCAGAACTTGATGATCACGAAGGTTGACAAGTTGTTGTCATTACATTTAGATTTCAAGAATCTACCAGTTATAGACCTGGATCCGTCGTCTCTGGGAAAGGCAAAATACATTCGTGTAACCAACCAGTACGAAGAAAGTGAAACCCTATTGCAAAAAAGTAATGGTATGGAATTGTTTGGGTTCAATACTTAGTGTTATATTAGTATAAGTAAAGCAACATgatctttttaataatcataaaaGCATATCTGAGGATCGGACATATTAATAGTTCATAATAGAAtgacatgaacattttaaaatgttattttacacaCACCGATATTTTCTGTACATAGTTATTTTGGTATATTCTATTATGAAACGTCATTCTATCTTTATGCTATATTcctatattaaatgtaaatttgtcAAATATGAGTAGGACTTAAAAATGTAGCCATCCATACATTCGTAGCTAACTACACAAGCATTGTCAAGTATGCATCACACACGATGATGGTATATCAGCTTCTATTCTTTTTTCAACTaactttgtttttcttaaaatgataagcaatatatttaaaaacaacttgtatttgtatcttttttaaactttctaGCTGAAGAAATCGTGacacaaaaaatgttcaaaaacttTAACTGACGCTTGTCTTTCGCATGCATCTAATTTTCAGTATACTATATGTAGTGTATCGAACCTCGGCCATTGTGTTTTCTTCTACATTTAAGACAAAATAACTCTTTCTTTGAGCTCAGCGACAACTGACTCGCTTGCcctgtttgttatacatgtactttgaaaCTTGTGTATATGATCTCTTTGAACGTTATTCATTccgttattattataattgtttttatgcaatTCATTACATCATGTGATGTTTTAAGTCGGCAAAcgtacaattatatatatttataaaaaaatctttattcgttttttttaaattttgaaaccaATATTTAATCAGGAACGGATCAGTACCTGCCGCTACCGGTGGAGGCAGAGAAAGACAAACACTATCATGTTGCTAGTATGCCTGGTATTGTATTTGACATAATATACACTATAACAAGTATCAGTTAATAACctttacattgaaataatcatataaatatatataggtATATTATTAGATATATTAGATTTATAACATTTAGCTAACTTACCTAGCAACTGACTCCAATGCCGGAGATGCAGAAAATTTACAATTAGGGGACATACAAACCCTTTTGATAATTGGTCTATAATGTTATTGAGCTGCAAAAGGTCACTGTGCAATTTAAATGACGATTCATTTTGGGAATCAAAGATTGAATagggaaatgtttcatttcgTTTTATTTAGGTTCCATGATTCAATCGGAAAAGGAGCAGGATCAGTCGCCTCCAGGAGAGGTAGAAGTAGACATTCGTTCAACAAAACAGTCAGTCGAAAGTGAAAAAGGAGCCCTATTGCTAAAAGGTTTGTCATTGTATGAGAGTTTTTATTTCAGAGTGtctttatttatcaattgtGTTTGTATTCGTAAAATGCTGGCTAATGAAAGCAAAACTGaactttaaatgttgaaaattgaatgaatttaataattaaatgacGCACTGTTATTGTCCTGTTTCTTGTCATGAATAGTCTCCAAATCACAATATTCTAAGCTAAGATTAGAAGTGGAAAGGCAGATGTACATGCATAACTAAGAATTTAACTCCAAATAATTACTTTAGTAAACagtttacataaacataaaaataactcTAGAAAGACAAATATAGACTTGAGTTCAAATtctttattatacatgtaaatgtcaaCCGTAACCTaataatcaatataacattgTACGTACCTTTGAATTTGACCCCCTCCTCTTCAACCAGGAAAGGGTCAGGGACAATTTCGTGCAGTTGGAGCAGAAAGAGAGATAAATTTAAACAGACAGACCACCAAAAGCAATGAAGAATCCATTTCGACGACAGGTAATTACgagtttgatatttaatatattttctgttaaaacAATAACGAATGACTAAAAGATGGTCTTCATTGTAACAAAGGCCAAAAACATTTCTTACACCAATCTCAACGATACAGTGAACGCTACAGAGTTTTCATTCTATGAATCTTTTAATACAATTTCTAGGCATTTTAGCAAGGACTGTGTTACAATGAAAGCCCGATTTGATAATCAGTATTTGAAGGTGGAAGAAAAGATATCGaaactaaatgaaatatatattgtgagcaaataaattttgatgggggacgggggggggggggggggggggcgcggTTATCGACTCCGATTTTCGACACCATTGGCATATCAACCTGcttattgaataaaatacttCAGAAAGAAGCTCAGgagccaaatgtttaaaaataaacctcGTTTAACGGCACAGGATAATCGctaaagacatataacacaaaaaaacacaaacaagaaacatcgAACAACAGCACAGGTCAATAATTTGCTTGTGCCTTCAATGCGTAAATGTATGCTTCTACAAATTTACTATGTACCAATGTCATAGGTTTATTTATTTGGACCCATTATTCAATCAGGAAATGGTCAGGAGCAAGCGCATCCGTGTGATGCAGAGGCCATTCGTTTATCAAAACGTTACAACAAAAGTGTAGACGGAGTCCTGTTGGCAAAAGATATTACTGAGATTATTTGAGTAAAGAACAAACATTTTGTGTAGATATTATCTATTGTGTTTTTCATACGTAAGTCTGCTTTTTCATTGGTTACTTCATACTTGTACGATCAATGTAATTTTAACTCAAACTATTATTACTTGAGCTATCTTAAAATCTCAAAGGCTTCCAAGCATGTACTCAAAACCGATACAAAAATACTGATGTTTGCACCAAGATTTATCACTCGTCCGAAGGGTTGTTACCAAAGGTTTATTCTTTGAGTTTTGTTTCAGATGAATATCTAAACAAATtaaactttattatattataaactgTATCAGGTGTATACGCATTATACCATACTTGTGACTtgtggtttatttttttaaaacaatatcttagAGCTCGGGGTATCTGTTTCATTATAAAAGCCATATGCCCACATGATGGCGGTGATTGTGGTGTTGATGGAGGTGATGTTTTTCGGCGGGGTGATGAAAATCCAAGAATTGACCGACATTAATATGGTTAAAGATGTAACCTATGTTCAGTCAAAATTAGTTTATTGGTGCATTTTAGTAATTTCTGTCTCCgataaaatacaaagaaattaCCTTAGACAGCTATTACTTACTTGACGGCCAACTGGGGGGATGGTGGCGGACACAGATTATTTGTTGCCCTCCCCACCACCAGTAAACCTGCAACTGAGCTATAGTAGAAGTATTCAAATCAAATACAGGGGTAGTTGAGAATGTGAATAAATTGAAGTTTGAAAGGCGAGTATTAAAGGCAAAAGATTTAGGGAGCCGCGAATAGTTGCTACTTTAATTTGGAAATAATGAATCGCAGCTTCGCCTACTAACGCAGTCAATGTGACAGTGTATCAATTACAACCACAACCACaacatcattttcatcaacaaGAGCGCCAAAAATGTTGTAACGAGTCtaagaaagttttttttgttcataCCTCTGTAagaataaaatagttttcaatgtttataaatacccTATTTTTGAGCATAATTATGAAgtatgttgtttttcacatgGGCAGAATATGATTCCTTTGTACATCAAAAAACCGGCTTCTATCACAAAGGTCACAGGACCTGTGACATATATGTTCGAAATGTGTTGCTAATGAGATCCTATTTTTCCATATGTGTGTAATACGATAATATTGATGGCACCTTTGAACATTGTGATATGGAAAATCATGCTCCTACTGTGGTGAATAGTTGACATTAACAAATATGTGAACCTCTAAAAGAAcgaatttagaaaaaaacacagcCAGTtggaaacataatttatatcgGAATAATTTTTGACAATTCGTCAAACATAGATCTAATCtttattcatgttttgtcaATGAGTCAGTGCTACGATCTAACAAGAAACATTCGATATACAGAAAATAAGAGTGATGTAGTGTAATATATCCTATTTCTAAAATGCATGTACGCATAATTTTCAGAGTATTTCCAAATTGAAGACAGTCCGGCACGAGACGAGAGTCGTCTTTATGCAAAAAAAAGAGGTAAGGTACAAGAACTGAAAAATTATCAAGTGAaagtttaaatgattattttttgatattaaaaaaatcagctcAATTGTTTAACGACGTCTCAGTGATAATGTCAAGCGTAAATGTCAAGTGGACTTATCctcaaattaaacataatctCGTAAATCTAAACGGAGCTTAAGTATGCACACGTCCACATGTTCACTTAATTCGGGAGAATATAAACAAAAGCGAGTAGagaaaaacactatttttctgtaaaaaagaACCGCTGAACTGAATTTAGAACTATGtcctgaatatatatattatatatatatatatatatatatatatatatatatatatatatatatatatatatatatatatattaatgtaaatCCATGAAACTCGCATTATTTGCATCTAAAACGCTCCTTGGTACCGTAATGGCAGTGGTCAatcaaactataaaatacatgttattgCACTCACTGGTAGCGTAACGGCTTTAATACGATTTTATTTTACGGTAAATCTTGTACATGCAGTACTAGGTCATGTTGGTCtttctacatatatttattcatttaatttaaattgcatttgaaAAAGCATGCATTCTAACcatatatacaatgttttaaagtttCTAGTATAAATAATTTCTAACTGAATTATACACTAAATTTTGCTGACATTTTTacgaaatattaatttattttattacatttaacagCACCAAGCTAATTATAAACCCAACAAACTCACTGATTTATATTGCTAACTAGATTCATAAATGCGCAGATTTGTGTCAAGTGTTATCGTTTTTAAAACGTTGCACTTGATATCCAcgcattttatatgaaatatgtgtatatcagtcattttCCTTGATTGAATACGATTAGCTAGTGTTTTATTCCAGAATTAAAGGCACAGCTAATCAAGTACTATAAACAATCTGCAAACAGGATTGCCGTTAGGCTCGACATTGAGGAAGCCGTTGAAAAGCTATACGAAACCCCTAAACTTACCTTAAAGAAAATCGAAAATGGCGTGATAATAGAGGAAGATATTCCTGAAGTAAGCCAACTGTTTTCGACAAATGATGGCAAAATGAATGAAAAGATCATTATCGAGGGTGAGCCTGGAACAGGCAAGACCTCTTTGTGTAAAATGATCGTGGCTGACTGGCTAAGGGGAAATACGAAAGTTGAGCAGAAGCCAATCACACCAAATTTAAGTAAGTTTGAATTCGTCTTCTTCATCACACTTCGCGCTGTTAAAACTGAGAGTAGAATTAAAGCAATGATAGTCAAAAATATACTAAAGAGTATTGATCCAGTCTATGAACACGAGGACTCACTGCTGGGAGAAATTCTAACATTAGACAATTGTCTTCTCCTGCTTGATGGCTTGGATGAATGGCGAGAAGAAATGCCTCATGTTCAAACAAGTTGGCGAAACTGTACAACAGTAATCACAACACGCCCGTACAAATTGGCTGAACTGAAGATTGTTCCAACGCAGATCGGTAAACATGTGAAATTGGATGGAGTTCAGAATCCGAATAATCTCGTTTTGAAAGTCATTCGGATGTTAGAAGAGATCaacaaaacaagcaaaaacCCAGAGTCTTGCATTAATGACTTAAAGGAACAACAGCTCTGGCATTTCAGTGAACATCCAGGCCTACTTCTTCATATTGTTTGGCTCTGGCAAAAGAACAACTTAAGAGACAAGTTGATTTCCACGCTTTACCAGCAAATGATTGAAGAAAGATGGTTTGACATgtgtgacaaaaaaaatcaggcaAAAGATCCACGAGAGCTGTATGACGTACTGAGCGAAATAGCATTTCACAAAATGATTTCTGAAAACCAGGACGAATCATTCGTGTTTAACATCAAGGGGATACAGCTAGAAAAATTTATGCAGTATAAGAATGCATCGCTTGAATCTGGTATCTTAACGACCAGCTATGTACCTGGAAAACGCTTTCCTCAGTACAGATTTCTCcacaaaacatttcaagaatTCTTTGCAGCTCTTTATGTGTCAAAACGAGGTTCGGCATTGTCCACATCATGCAAGCTTGTGAAAAACATATACTCGAATCACAGGAACGAAAGTGTATTTGCTTTGAAGCAGGTGTTCCTTTTTCTGTGCGGTTTGAATCCATATGCAGCAAAAGTGTTTTCAAAAACACTTAACGAGCTGTTTACtgagaaatatgaaaacatgcgTTCGGCTCATTCATTCCAGGAAATGATTCTAAGAGGCTACGAGGAGGCAGAAAGAAATGGATGCATCGGGGAGGAGTTCTGCTTGCAGCATATTGTTCTTAATCAATGGCTTACATGGAATCAAAAGTCAATTTTGAAAGTGGTATTGGATAAAAGAAAATCCAATCTCGAATCATTACATATTGATGGAGAAAGCGACTTAACCTCTTCCCTGCAGTACATTGGCGATCCAACTATTTTAAACCTACAGTCTTGCcagcatttaaaatatgttgtgaTTCAAAACATTCCGTATGATGATATCAACGAGCTGAATTTGAATGGAGTATTAGAATGTACAATACGATTCAGAGGCTACAAACCAGCTATTAAACTGATATCGTCATTGCAGTCCTCAGATTTACGAAGTTTGAAAATACTTAAACTGGTAAATGTTGGTTTGGAACGTAAAGCCATGGACATATTTTCAAGACTAAAATATGTCAGATTGCTAAGCCTCCAATGGAGCAAGGCGAGTCCACCAAATGATTCAAATTTGGACCTTGATCACCTTAGACATCTCGATTACCTCGAAACACTCTCACTTAAAGGCCTACATTTCTCTGACGTTGTAAATCTACACATGCAAAATCTGCAGAAGTTAGATGTTGGGTTTAGAACACAACAACGAGCACCACAATTGATGGCATCATTACTACAAGAAGGTGACGGTTCAATTACAACATTTCCTGTAAGTGATACTTTGCAACAGTTTACCAAATGGAAAATCAAGCGAAACATTTTTGTATACGCCAACTATATTGAGGAACGCATGCTTTTTATCGCGTCATGATTTGTGCTATTTTATTAATGTGAGTGTTAAAACATTACTAGCTCGAACTTAGAATTGGTTTATATGGGTAAACGAATAAAACCGTCTCTTAATGACTTAAAATTAGTTTTTTcccatttgttattttttcatactttaatgaaaatgaaatttcaggATGGGACACACTTTGTCATTAGAGACCTTAGACTTCACAACATCCTATTTTCCGCAATAGTGTTCAGGCGTCTCGTAAGTTTGGTGTTACAGTCGCGACATTCTGTATGCGTTAAGCTTGAGACATGTACAATCGAAGAGGACATAAAGCAGCTGCCGGAGGAGATGGAGAACCAGCCCGCCTTCCACATGGTGGTTCCACATCCTGCATCACCTGGctatgaaacaaacattaagATATTGGAAGTGACATTGTCAGCAAAGATGTTCAGGTTTCTCGTAAATGGGATAATGCAGTCTGGAAAAATTGTGGACTGTGAGTTAATGAATTGTATATTGAAGCCTAACGAGGAGTTGAGGCGACTGATGATGGAGATAGAGAACCAGCCC from Mya arenaria isolate MELC-2E11 chromosome 7, ASM2691426v1 carries:
- the LOC128241902 gene encoding uncharacterized protein LOC128241902 isoform X8, whose product is MACSEEDEAQCYAKLMQLQKPAGNTLKALLEYEIKKKRLSIDQVQEAERPVGKQVIEAYTICHKSNSSVVDDVKEHLDKHHAVVLDKFEDLEKLINTLPKESQAKLEPPNLASFKLLIKNCSPDEEEKISQVLVRIFGEHLGKKFSTLPEETCEGLKHIVGQICKELQKMVDLTEAKYGCVCITIRFYDFVSYMDFLDKSVNGKLTEIALPLQNALRCCFEIEDLQVEFVMNDEQLLDCFDHTLECLKNVYSSLMKTTHVNEQDGNTHPNNNEQSTLYSAAPVTEVPDILMSTFCTVLDKQSDLSISKNDAEKYGQVLKDAIEIFTAGSMIQSEKEQDQSPPGEAEVNIRSTKQSAESEKEALLLKGKGQEQFRAAGAERELNLKRQSAKTNEESISTTGTGHFQSPALEKGGAAEGHFKQESTENVDEDLLSKDFKNLPVIDLDPSSLGKAKYIRVTNQYEESETLLQKSNGTDQYLPLPVEAEKDKHYHVASMPGSMIQSEKEQDQSPPGEAEVNIRSTKQSTESEKEALLLKGKGQEQFRAAGAERVLNLKRQSAKTNEESISTTGTGHFQSPALEKGGAAEGHFKQESTENEDEDLLSKDFKNLPVIDLDPSSLGKAKYIRVTNQYEESETLLQKSNGTDQYLPLPVEAEKDKHYHVASMPGSMIQSEKEQDQSPPGEVEVDIRSTKQSVESEKGALLLKGKGQGQFRAVGAEREINLNRQTTKSNEESISTTEYFQIEDSPARDESRLYAKKRELKAQLIKYYKQSANRIAVRLDIEEAVEKLYETPKLTLKKIENGVIIEEDIPEVSQLFSTNDGKMNEKIIIEGEPGTGKTSLCKMIVADWLRGNTKVEQKPITPNLSKFEFVFFITLRAVKTESRIKAMIVKNILKSIDPVYEHEDSLLGEILTLDNCLLLLDGLDEWREEMPHVQTSWRNCTTVITTRPYKLAELKIVPTQIGKHVKLDGVQNPNNLVLKVIRMLEEINKTSKNPESCINDLKEQQLWHFSEHPGLLLHIVWLWQKNNLRDKLISTLYQQMIEERWFDMCDKKNQAKDPRELYDVLSEIAFHKMISENQDESFVFNIKGIQLEKFMQYKNASLESGILTTSYVPGKRFPQYRFLHKTFQEFFAALYVSKRGSALSTSCKLVKNIYSNHRNESVFALKQVFLFLCGLNPYAAKVFSKTLNELFTEKYENMRSAHSFQEMILRGYEEAERNGCIGEEFCLQHIVLNQWLTWNQKSILKVVLDKRKSNLESLHIDGESDLTSSLQYIGDPTILNLQSCQHLKYVVIQNIPYDDINELNLNGVLECTIRFRGYKPAIKLISSLQSSDLRSLKILKLVNVGLERKAMDIFSRLKYVRLLSLQWSKASPPNDSNLDLDHLRHLDYLETLSLKGLHFSDVVNLHMQNLQKLDVGFRTQQRAPQLMASLLQEGDGSITTFPDGTHFVIRDLRLHNILFSAIVFRRLVSLVLQSRHSVCVKLETCTIEEDIKQLPEEMENQPAFHMVVPHPASPGYETNIKILEVTLSAKMFRFLVNGIMQSGKIVDCELMNCILKPNEELRRLMMEIENQPKIHVNKFSRGEQGRCIKFSRSSVKA
- the LOC128241902 gene encoding uncharacterized protein LOC128241902 isoform X2, producing MACSEEDEAQCYAKLMQLQKPAGNTLKALLEYEIKKKRLSIDQVLLSHKKKILRKVEHSAKDLLFPKGKQQTNVDKWDISLFCYILRTCCMLQPTQDNDVNDVRTTRNYIAHSPKPCVSNADYAMHANVFKTFITNTLNHINDQDLKAEINEQVQEAERPVGKQVIEAYTICHKSNSSVVDDVKEHLDKHHAVVLDKFEDLEKLINTLPKESQAKLEPPNLASFKLLIKNCSPDEEEKISQVLVRIFGEHLGKKFSTLPEETCEGLKHIVGQICKELQKMVDLTEAKYGCVCITIRFYDFVSYMDFLDKSVNGKLTEIALPLQNALRCCFEIEDLQVEFVMNDEQLLDCFDHTLECLKNVYSSLMKTTHVNEQDGNTHPNNNEQSTLYSAAPVTEVPDILMSTFCTVLDKQSDLSISKNDAEKYGQVLKDAIEIFTAGSMIQSEKEQDQSPPGEAEVNIRSTKQSAESEKEALLLKGKGQEQFRAAGAERELNLKRQSAKTNEESISTTGTGHFQSPALEKGGAAEGHFKQESTENVDEDLLSKDFKNLPVIDLDPSSLGKAKYIRVTNQYEESETLLQKRTDQYLPLPVEAEKDKHYHVASMPGSMIQSEKEQDQSPPGEAEVNIRSTKQSTESEKEALLLKGKGQEQFRAAGAERVLNLKRQSAKTNEESISTTGTGHFQSPALEKGGAAEGHFKQESTENEDEDLLSKDFKNLPVIDLDPSSLGKAKYIRVTNQYEESETLLQKSNGTDQYLPLPVEAEKDKHYHVASMPGSMIQSEKEQDQSPPGEVEVDIRSTKQSVESEKGALLLKGKGQGQFRAVGAEREINLNRQTTKSNEESISTTEYFQIEDSPARDESRLYAKKRELKAQLIKYYKQSANRIAVRLDIEEAVEKLYETPKLTLKKIENGVIIEEDIPEVSQLFSTNDGKMNEKIIIEGEPGTGKTSLCKMIVADWLRGNTKVEQKPITPNLSKFEFVFFITLRAVKTESRIKAMIVKNILKSIDPVYEHEDSLLGEILTLDNCLLLLDGLDEWREEMPHVQTSWRNCTTVITTRPYKLAELKIVPTQIGKHVKLDGVQNPNNLVLKVIRMLEEINKTSKNPESCINDLKEQQLWHFSEHPGLLLHIVWLWQKNNLRDKLISTLYQQMIEERWFDMCDKKNQAKDPRELYDVLSEIAFHKMISENQDESFVFNIKGIQLEKFMQYKNASLESGILTTSYVPGKRFPQYRFLHKTFQEFFAALYVSKRGSALSTSCKLVKNIYSNHRNESVFALKQVFLFLCGLNPYAAKVFSKTLNELFTEKYENMRSAHSFQEMILRGYEEAERNGCIGEEFCLQHIVLNQWLTWNQKSILKVVLDKRKSNLESLHIDGESDLTSSLQYIGDPTILNLQSCQHLKYVVIQNIPYDDINELNLNGVLECTIRFRGYKPAIKLISSLQSSDLRSLKILKLVNVGLERKAMDIFSRLKYVRLLSLQWSKASPPNDSNLDLDHLRHLDYLETLSLKGLHFSDVVNLHMQNLQKLDVGFRTQQRAPQLMASLLQEGDGSITTFPDGTHFVIRDLRLHNILFSAIVFRRLVSLVLQSRHSVCVKLETCTIEEDIKQLPEEMENQPAFHMVVPHPASPGYETNIKILEVTLSAKMFRFLVNGIMQSGKIVDCELMNCILKPNEELRRLMMEIENQPKIHVNKFSRGEQGRCIKFSRSSVKA